A single window of Treponema denticola ATCC 35405 DNA harbors:
- a CDS encoding S1 family peptidase, translating to MKKIFIFLCFSVLNFLCFADLRDYVCIVRPNYKEDVVDCVNEAANILEDMGYADFAEIFKLRVEKDNSFGSGFIYIFNGKSYVVTNNHVCAYADSVSIEMMDADGKTIKKVENCKIIANSAEDDLAIAEIPADADIKKGLGLYQGNLREGIDVWSAGYPGLGGKPSWQLGKGTLTNKKIKFDDPFYPKDSFFLQHSAPIDAGNSGGPLLVTSKNAVEGYEVIGVNKAKARKRETTNFAIPFSTVNSFFKLGFSNLNAAETEKMLKKAEAVFLEQASYPKETLSDEKEVEDRLRRIYTLASFISTDYAKKNGLDKLKDALLRGPSYVRDALIERIIFSFPIDSLKFAVAYNLEKDINDYKTFSSVENMSDSKNAGGKYIVFKNNNEDKLYSLWIVENKNWRISDFSLNNELTDEKVGEASKNKQEKKKDREKKSGNSSAILFASPYNSMPFIEYNGIFSPYGLYSGGSIGSIWNYRFFGFGVMLNINQRHKFPNKRSKFKESEFKDSGFFSFFDSIAGSVLAFIEPNLPISVNNKVTIMPYLQTGVGLGTPMFSSDFIGLHVKISPGIRFVFDINGKKLMIGAAYAGRYAKFNKDRMFLHGFGVSIGYSF from the coding sequence GTGAAAAAGATATTTATATTTCTTTGTTTTTCTGTTTTGAATTTTTTGTGTTTTGCTGACTTGCGAGACTATGTTTGTATTGTAAGGCCTAACTACAAAGAAGATGTTGTTGATTGTGTAAACGAAGCTGCAAATATTTTAGAAGATATGGGCTATGCAGATTTCGCAGAAATATTTAAGCTAAGAGTTGAAAAAGATAACTCATTCGGATCCGGTTTTATTTATATCTTTAATGGAAAAAGTTATGTTGTTACAAATAATCATGTTTGTGCATATGCCGATTCTGTTTCTATAGAAATGATGGATGCGGATGGTAAAACCATAAAAAAAGTTGAAAACTGCAAGATTATTGCAAACAGTGCTGAAGATGACCTTGCTATTGCCGAAATTCCTGCAGATGCAGATATAAAAAAAGGCTTAGGTCTTTATCAAGGTAATTTGCGTGAAGGTATAGATGTATGGTCTGCAGGCTATCCCGGATTAGGCGGTAAGCCCTCATGGCAATTGGGGAAAGGAACATTAACCAATAAAAAAATCAAATTTGATGATCCTTTCTATCCGAAAGACAGCTTTTTTTTACAGCATTCGGCTCCGATAGATGCAGGAAATTCAGGCGGGCCCCTTTTGGTAACATCCAAAAATGCCGTAGAAGGATATGAAGTAATCGGCGTGAATAAAGCAAAAGCCCGCAAACGGGAAACTACAAACTTTGCAATACCTTTTTCTACGGTAAATTCTTTTTTTAAATTGGGTTTTTCTAATTTAAATGCTGCTGAAACCGAGAAAATGTTAAAAAAAGCTGAAGCCGTCTTTTTGGAGCAGGCTTCGTATCCCAAAGAAACACTTTCCGATGAAAAAGAAGTTGAAGATAGACTAAGGCGCATCTATACGCTTGCTTCTTTTATAAGTACTGACTATGCCAAAAAAAATGGACTGGATAAACTAAAGGATGCTCTTCTCAGGGGACCTTCCTATGTACGGGATGCTCTTATAGAAAGAATAATATTTTCTTTTCCTATCGATTCGTTAAAATTTGCGGTTGCATATAATCTTGAAAAAGATATAAATGATTATAAAACATTCTCTTCGGTAGAAAACATGTCTGATTCAAAAAATGCCGGAGGAAAATACATAGTATTTAAAAATAATAACGAAGATAAATTATATTCACTTTGGATAGTTGAAAATAAAAACTGGAGGATATCCGATTTTTCACTAAATAATGAACTTACCGATGAAAAAGTTGGTGAAGCTTCCAAAAATAAACAAGAAAAGAAGAAAGATAGAGAAAAAAAATCTGGAAACTCTTCAGCAATCCTTTTTGCATCGCCTTATAATAGTATGCCCTTTATTGAATATAATGGTATTTTCTCTCCTTATGGTTTATATTCCGGAGGCTCGATTGGGTCAATTTGGAATTATAGGTTTTTTGGTTTTGGCGTTATGCTAAATATAAATCAACGCCATAAATTTCCTAATAAGCGGTCAAAATTTAAAGAGTCTGAATTTAAAGATTCCGGATTTTTTAGTTTCTTTGATTCGATTGCAGGTTCAGTTTTAGCGTTTATTGAACCGAATCTTCCTATCTCTGTAAATAATAAGGTTACTATAATGCCTTATTTACAAACAGGAGTTGGATTGGGAACTCCGATGTTTAGCTCTGATTTTATTGGTCTTCATGTAAAAATCTCTCCGGGTATAAGATTTGTTTTTGATATTAATGGTAAAAAACTTATGATTGGGGCTGCTTATGCCGGAAGATATGCAAAATTTAACAAAGATAGAATGTTTTTACACGGATTTGGTGTAAGTATTGGATATTCATTTTAA
- a CDS encoding Na+/H+ antiporter NhaC family protein, whose translation MRAFFKLSPVLLLAGLMMISNIESFSNALGFKLDILIIAPIAVIYASIVAMITEKFKFNDILNSAVDNVKEMQLVFFILMFAYAMADAFMSTGVGASIITLSLNIGISARTVALVAFLVSSVLSVATGTSWGTFAACAPIFLWMTHILNGNLVLSIAAIAGGSCFGDNLGLISDTTVVSSGIHRVEVTHRMKNQGLWSLVCLIIAGGLFLIAGLSLPGDAVSPQKAIEAIPQEVWTKLAEEKPVAVDLLNQVQHGVPVYMVIPLILVIGIALKGYSTLLCLGAGIVSCFILGRFAGTVSGLLAFFDIVYNGFVGAGSWVIIMMMWVAAFGGIMSKMDAFRPLSNLAVKLSRNVRQLMFWNGIISLLGNAALADEMAQIVTVGPIIRDITEENVEGDEKDLYSLKLRNATFSSALGIFGSQLIPWHVYLSFFIGIAGTVYPLYQFSQTQIIKYNFMAHISVITILLFTLFGIDRIFPKFGIASEPKVRLKKK comes from the coding sequence ATGCGCGCTTTTTTTAAGCTCTCTCCGGTCTTATTACTTGCAGGTTTGATGATGATTTCAAACATAGAATCTTTTTCAAATGCCTTGGGATTTAAGCTGGACATTTTAATCATAGCCCCTATAGCGGTAATCTATGCATCCATAGTCGCTATGATAACCGAAAAATTCAAATTCAACGATATTTTAAACTCCGCCGTAGACAATGTTAAGGAAATGCAGCTGGTATTTTTTATCCTTATGTTTGCCTATGCGATGGCCGATGCCTTTATGTCTACAGGAGTCGGAGCCTCGATTATAACTTTAAGCCTAAACATAGGCATTTCCGCCAGAACAGTAGCTCTTGTTGCCTTTTTGGTTTCCTCCGTATTGTCGGTTGCCACAGGAACCTCATGGGGAACCTTTGCGGCCTGTGCTCCTATCTTTTTGTGGATGACCCATATTTTAAACGGGAACTTGGTTTTAAGCATTGCAGCTATTGCAGGCGGTTCATGTTTCGGCGATAACCTAGGCCTTATCTCGGATACAACGGTCGTAAGCTCAGGCATTCACAGGGTTGAGGTTACTCACCGTATGAAAAATCAGGGGCTTTGGTCTCTGGTGTGCTTGATTATAGCCGGAGGCTTATTTTTAATTGCAGGCTTAAGCCTCCCGGGAGATGCCGTAAGTCCGCAAAAAGCCATCGAAGCCATTCCCCAAGAAGTTTGGACAAAATTAGCTGAAGAAAAGCCGGTCGCAGTTGACCTTCTCAATCAGGTACAGCACGGAGTCCCCGTTTACATGGTAATTCCGCTCATTCTGGTCATAGGAATTGCATTAAAGGGCTACTCTACCCTCCTTTGCCTTGGAGCAGGTATAGTTTCATGCTTTATCTTAGGCCGCTTTGCAGGAACGGTTTCAGGCCTTCTTGCCTTTTTTGACATAGTGTATAACGGCTTTGTAGGGGCCGGCTCGTGGGTTATCATAATGATGATGTGGGTCGCTGCCTTCGGCGGAATCATGTCGAAGATGGATGCCTTTAGACCCTTATCAAACCTTGCCGTAAAACTTTCCCGAAACGTAAGACAGCTGATGTTCTGGAACGGTATTATCTCTTTATTAGGAAACGCAGCCCTTGCCGATGAAATGGCTCAAATAGTTACCGTCGGCCCGATTATCCGAGACATCACGGAAGAAAACGTAGAAGGCGATGAAAAGGACCTTTATTCCTTAAAATTGAGAAACGCAACCTTCTCCTCAGCCCTCGGCATCTTCGGCTCCCAGCTGATTCCTTGGCATGTTTATTTAAGCTTTTTTATCGGTATTGCAGGCACGGTATATCCGCTTTACCAATTCAGTCAGACCCAGATAATAAAGTATAACTTTATGGCACATATCTCGGTCATAACCATTCTATTATTTACCCTGTTCGGTATCGACAGAATCTTCCCCAAATTCGGCATCGCAAGCGAACCGAAAGTAAGGTTAAAGAAAAAATAA
- a CDS encoding ABC transporter ATP-binding protein, translating into MVLDISSLSFNFGSKNILADIDLSIKDNGIVGIIGPNGSGKSTLLKCIYRVLKPKTGTIFIDGKNINDYQFKETAKKMAVVAQHNDTHFDFNVLEMVLIGRSPHKKFMERDSAEDIELAYKALEQVNMKDFADRNFSSLSGGEKQRIILARALVQNTDCLILDEPTNHLDIKHQLHFMSLAKDLKITVISAIHDLNIAAMYCDKIYALKEGQIIAAGSVNEVITEEVIKTLYDVEAKIIYDEEKKPHVIFKNI; encoded by the coding sequence ATGGTTCTCGACATCAGCTCTCTTTCATTTAACTTCGGAAGCAAAAATATTTTAGCCGATATTGACCTTTCAATTAAAGATAACGGAATTGTAGGCATAATCGGTCCCAACGGTTCGGGAAAAAGCACCCTGCTCAAATGTATATACCGAGTTCTTAAACCCAAAACCGGAACCATATTTATCGACGGTAAGAACATAAATGACTATCAGTTTAAAGAAACAGCAAAAAAGATGGCTGTAGTTGCCCAGCATAATGACACCCATTTTGACTTTAATGTGCTTGAGATGGTTTTAATCGGCCGCTCGCCCCATAAAAAATTTATGGAGAGGGATTCAGCCGAGGATATCGAACTGGCCTACAAAGCTCTTGAACAAGTGAATATGAAAGATTTTGCCGACCGCAATTTTTCAAGCCTGTCGGGTGGAGAAAAGCAAAGAATTATTTTAGCCCGTGCCTTAGTGCAAAACACGGATTGTTTAATCCTCGACGAGCCTACAAACCATCTGGATATAAAACATCAACTGCACTTTATGAGCCTTGCAAAAGATTTAAAAATAACCGTTATATCGGCAATCCATGATTTAAATATAGCTGCAATGTATTGCGATAAAATATACGCTTTAAAAGAAGGGCAAATTATCGCCGCAGGCAGTGTAAATGAGGTTATCACAGAGGAAGTAATTAAGACCTTATATGATGTGGAGGCTAAAATCATTTATGATGAAGAAAAAAAGCCCCATGTAATATTTAAAAACATTTAA